One Desulfobulbus oligotrophicus DNA segment encodes these proteins:
- a CDS encoding UDP-glucose dehydrogenase family protein, whose protein sequence is MKIVIVGTGYVGLVSGACLAEFGHEVICVDNNREKIERLKKGIIPIYEPGLDILVKKNIEEHCLSFTTDLSASIPEAEAVFLAVGTPSSRRGDGYADLTYIYDAARELAPHLRDYTVVIDKSTVPVGTARQVERIIREENPQAVFDVASNPEFLREGAAINDFMRPDRIVIGVESDQAEKILREIYKPLYLRETPLVCTTIETAELAKYAANAFLAVKISFINEIANVCEAVNANVIDLAKAIGMDGRIGNKFLHPGPGYGGSCFPKDTLALMRIVQEYGENVHIVTAAVEVNAAQKARMVKKIREMLGGNEAGKTVAVLGLTFKPETDDMRDSPSITIIPALLEKGAKIRVHDPQGMEEAKKYLPNTIEYTSTAYEAATGADCLVLLTEWNQYRALDFQRLKETMRSPVFIDLRNVYDPATVRNAGFSYTGVGRK, encoded by the coding sequence ATGAAAATTGTGATAGTCGGTACCGGATATGTCGGTCTGGTAAGTGGTGCCTGTTTGGCTGAATTTGGTCATGAAGTGATCTGCGTCGATAACAACCGGGAAAAGATCGAGCGACTCAAAAAAGGCATCATCCCTATTTATGAGCCCGGACTTGATATTCTTGTCAAAAAAAATATCGAGGAACACTGTTTAAGCTTTACCACAGACCTGTCTGCGAGCATTCCGGAAGCAGAGGCTGTTTTTTTGGCTGTCGGTACACCAAGTTCACGGCGCGGTGATGGTTATGCTGATTTAACGTATATCTATGATGCAGCACGTGAACTTGCTCCGCACCTTCGGGACTATACTGTTGTGATCGACAAAAGTACTGTCCCTGTCGGAACAGCGCGCCAGGTTGAACGGATTATCCGGGAAGAAAACCCGCAGGCAGTCTTTGATGTTGCCTCAAATCCTGAATTTTTACGAGAAGGGGCAGCTATCAACGACTTTATGCGTCCTGATCGCATAGTCATCGGGGTGGAGTCCGATCAGGCCGAAAAAATACTCAGAGAGATCTACAAACCTCTCTACTTACGTGAAACTCCCCTGGTCTGCACGACTATTGAAACCGCTGAACTGGCTAAATATGCCGCCAACGCCTTTCTCGCAGTGAAAATCAGTTTTATCAATGAGATCGCCAATGTTTGCGAAGCAGTCAATGCAAATGTCATTGATCTGGCAAAAGCCATCGGAATGGATGGCCGGATCGGCAATAAATTCTTACACCCCGGCCCGGGATACGGTGGATCCTGTTTTCCTAAAGACACATTGGCCCTTATGCGCATTGTCCAGGAGTATGGAGAAAACGTTCACATTGTTACGGCCGCAGTTGAGGTGAATGCCGCGCAAAAAGCAAGGATGGTCAAAAAGATCAGAGAAATGCTGGGAGGAAACGAAGCAGGCAAGACCGTTGCAGTTCTTGGACTTACGTTTAAACCGGAAACCGATGACATGCGGGATTCTCCCTCTATCACTATTATTCCGGCTTTATTGGAAAAGGGAGCAAAAATCAGAGTCCATGACCCTCAGGGAATGGAGGAGGCAAAGAAATACCTGCCCAACACCATCGAGTATACAAGTACGGCCTATGAAGCCGCAACAGGTGCTGATTGCCTTGTTTTGCTTACTGAATGGAATCAGTATCGCGCTCTCGATTTTCAGCGCTTAAAGGAGACAATGAGATCACCGGTGTTTATCGACTTGCGAAATGTTTACGACCCTGCCACTGTACGAAATGCCGGATTTTCGTACACAGGTGTAGGCCGGAAATAA
- a CDS encoding PxxKW family cysteine-rich protein has product MQTDSTTKNIYGSFLQIVEQCSGCDRIVEVEEKQFCKTYANPGAKWRLGVCNFATHMKSEANVIQTRINPLKASKRAAKKRK; this is encoded by the coding sequence ATGCAAACAGACAGTACCACAAAAAATATATACGGTTCTTTTTTACAGATTGTTGAACAGTGCTCCGGCTGTGATCGCATCGTCGAGGTGGAGGAAAAACAGTTTTGCAAGACATATGCAAATCCAGGCGCAAAGTGGCGTTTGGGGGTCTGTAATTTTGCTACGCATATGAAATCGGAAGCAAACGTTATTCAAACGCGTATCAATCCTTTGAAAGCTTCAAAGCGTGCGGCAAAGAAAAGGAAATAA
- a CDS encoding type II secretion system F family protein, with amino-acid sequence MPIFVWKGKNSYGERRKGEIEAVDEAGARAQLRRMRIENPTVKLKPKDLFENLKLFQPKVTGKDLVIFTRQLSTMIDAGLPLVQCLQILGKQQSNPTFKSVLTSIQNDVETGTTLADSMRKHPKIFDNLYSNMIEAGELGGILDTILSRLAAFKEKSMALQKKIKGAMTYPIICLAISILILIVILVFVIPVFVEMFASMDSKLPTITQLVVDMSNFVKSNILFVFIFFMLVVYGFKKIYNTEKGRLRVDAFVLRAPVVGPLTRKVAVSKFTRTLSTMLQSGVPILDALQVVARTSGNKVVERAVLRVSESIAEGRPIAEPLEESGVFPNMVVQMINVGESVGALDTMLEKIADFYDEEVDQAVENLTAMIEPFMMVFLGGMIGGLVVAMYLPIFQMAGNI; translated from the coding sequence ATGCCGATCTTTGTCTGGAAGGGAAAGAACAGTTACGGTGAACGACGTAAGGGTGAAATAGAGGCCGTCGATGAAGCTGGTGCGCGGGCACAACTCAGGCGAATGCGCATCGAGAACCCTACTGTCAAACTAAAGCCAAAAGACCTTTTTGAAAATCTCAAACTCTTTCAACCTAAAGTTACCGGTAAAGACCTTGTCATCTTTACCAGACAACTTTCAACCATGATTGATGCCGGACTTCCCCTTGTGCAGTGCCTACAGATTCTGGGCAAACAGCAGAGTAATCCAACCTTTAAATCGGTACTGACCTCTATTCAGAATGATGTTGAAACCGGAACGACACTTGCCGATTCAATGCGCAAACATCCAAAGATATTCGACAATCTCTACTCAAATATGATTGAAGCCGGTGAGCTGGGCGGTATTCTTGACACGATCCTCTCACGACTGGCTGCCTTCAAAGAAAAATCCATGGCCCTGCAGAAAAAAATTAAAGGAGCCATGACGTACCCGATCATTTGTTTGGCAATTTCAATTCTTATATTGATTGTCATTCTGGTATTTGTTATTCCAGTCTTTGTTGAAATGTTTGCGAGCATGGATTCGAAATTACCAACAATAACCCAACTGGTTGTTGATATGAGTAATTTTGTTAAAAGCAATATCCTCTTTGTCTTTATATTTTTTATGCTCGTCGTCTATGGTTTCAAAAAGATATATAATACTGAAAAAGGTCGCCTGCGGGTTGATGCTTTTGTCTTGAGAGCTCCGGTCGTTGGACCTTTGACAAGAAAAGTTGCTGTATCAAAATTTACTCGTACCCTGAGTACGATGCTGCAAAGTGGTGTACCCATCCTGGATGCGCTGCAGGTCGTTGCTCGGACTTCCGGAAACAAGGTTGTTGAACGTGCTGTTCTTCGAGTATCGGAAAGCATTGCTGAAGGACGCCCCATTGCGGAACCTCTTGAGGAATCCGGGGTTTTTCCTAACATGGTCGTGCAGATGATCAATGTTGGTGAATCCGTTGGCGCCCTTGACACTATGCTGGAAAAAATTGCTGATTTTTATGATGAAGAGGTCGATCAGGCTGTAGAGAACCTCACTGCAATGATAGAGCCGTTTATGATGGTTTTTTTGGGCGGCATGATAGGCGGTCTCGTTGTTGCCATGTATTTACCAATTTTTCAGATGGCAGGAAACATATAG
- the eno gene encoding phosphopyruvate hydratase, with protein MSEIIGILGREILDSRGNPTVEVEVYLESGVMGRAAVPSGASTGKREALELRDPKDPRYGGKGVLQAVANINERIAPALLGFDAARQVLIDKTMLALDGTANKENLGANAILGVSMAVAKSMAAELELPLYHYLGGTNAKVLPVPMMNILNGGAHADNNVDIQEFMILPAGASSFTEALRMGTETFHALKTVLKKKGLQTAGGDEGGFAPNLRSNEEAMESILEGIVQAGYTPGKDIYIGIDAAASEFFANDEKVYVLEAEKNPKKSADQLIDFYADWVRKYPLISIEDGLDESDWDGWQQLTQTLGQKIQLVGDDIFVTNTAILKEGVDRKIANSILIKLNQIGTLTETIDAVDMAHRASYTAVISHRSGETEDVTIADLAVALNTGQIKTGAPSRSDRVAKYNQLLRIEERLATSAAFAGTSAFSFLK; from the coding sequence ATGAGCGAAATTATAGGAATACTTGGTAGAGAAATTCTCGACTCCCGTGGAAACCCTACCGTTGAAGTTGAAGTGTACCTGGAGTCAGGTGTGATGGGCAGAGCAGCTGTACCCTCCGGAGCTTCAACAGGAAAAAGAGAGGCTCTGGAACTTCGCGACCCCAAAGATCCGCGATACGGCGGCAAGGGTGTTCTGCAAGCCGTTGCAAATATCAATGAGCGTATTGCTCCCGCCTTGCTCGGCTTTGACGCGGCCCGACAGGTGCTGATCGACAAGACCATGTTGGCTCTTGACGGAACTGCCAATAAAGAAAACCTTGGCGCAAATGCCATCCTCGGAGTTTCCATGGCTGTTGCCAAATCCATGGCTGCGGAACTTGAATTACCTCTCTACCATTATCTTGGCGGGACCAATGCCAAGGTCCTTCCTGTGCCGATGATGAACATCTTAAACGGCGGCGCACATGCTGACAACAATGTAGATATTCAAGAATTTATGATTCTGCCGGCTGGTGCATCGTCTTTTACTGAGGCTTTACGCATGGGTACGGAAACCTTTCATGCCTTGAAGACGGTACTTAAAAAGAAGGGCCTGCAAACCGCAGGCGGCGATGAGGGAGGGTTTGCTCCGAATCTGCGTTCCAATGAGGAGGCAATGGAGTCAATTCTTGAAGGTATTGTTCAGGCCGGCTATACACCGGGAAAAGATATCTATATTGGAATAGATGCAGCTGCCAGTGAGTTTTTTGCAAACGATGAAAAAGTATATGTTCTGGAAGCTGAAAAAAACCCAAAGAAATCAGCGGACCAGTTAATTGATTTCTATGCTGACTGGGTGCGAAAATACCCGTTGATCAGTATTGAAGATGGTTTGGATGAATCTGATTGGGATGGCTGGCAACAACTGACCCAGACCCTTGGTCAAAAAATCCAGCTTGTCGGTGATGATATCTTTGTGACCAACACCGCCATCCTCAAAGAAGGCGTTGACCGGAAGATTGCCAACTCAATTTTGATTAAACTTAATCAGATAGGAACCTTGACCGAAACTATTGATGCGGTTGACATGGCCCATCGTGCCTCCTATACAGCAGTGATTTCGCATCGATCCGGTGAAACAGAGGATGTTACGATTGCTGATTTAGCTGTAGCGCTGAATACGGGGCAGATTAAAACCGGAGCACCGTCCCGCAGTGATCGAGTTGCAAAATACAATCAACTTTTGCGCATTGAAGAAAGGTTGGCTACTTCTGCTGCATTTGCTGGCACATCGGCTTTTTCATTTCTTAAGTAA
- a CDS encoding integration host factor subunit alpha encodes MTLTKADLIQQVYKTHPNLTKSQSTDFVEMFLNLAKSSLITGEDLLLSGFGKFNIKNKKSRRGRNPQTGTELTLDARRVVTFKPSGILRTRINSD; translated from the coding sequence ATGACTCTTACAAAGGCTGACTTAATTCAGCAGGTTTACAAGACACATCCCAATCTGACCAAGTCCCAATCTACAGATTTCGTAGAAATGTTTCTTAACCTTGCTAAATCTTCACTGATCACCGGTGAAGATCTTCTCTTAAGTGGTTTTGGTAAATTTAATATCAAGAATAAAAAATCCAGACGTGGCCGTAACCCCCAAACCGGCACCGAACTCACCCTTGATGCACGGAGAGTGGTGACCTTTAAACCGTCTGGAATTTTACGTACACGAATCAACTCTGACTAA
- the ribD gene encoding bifunctional diaminohydroxyphosphoribosylaminopyrimidine deaminase/5-amino-6-(5-phosphoribosylamino)uracil reductase RibD — MKKREDEHTFYMGLALQEARKGLGRTSPNPVVGAVLVNQGEVVGCGYHQKAGGPHAEVHAIMDAGPRARGATLYVTLEPCNHAGRTPPCTEAILCSGIRAVVIGMLDPNPGVTGGGAAYLESQGLRVFSGISEQACRALNYPFIKHSTTGLPWIIMKAGLSLDGKITFRPGQGSPITGPESQQFVHELRNQVDAILIGVETAIIDNPRLTTRLQGSETPSRDPLRVVLDSTLRLPTDQQMITQNSAAETWIFCSENAPEDKARGFEARGVRICRTPAVSDGRLDLTAVLTSLGKNNIVSVLVEGGSRIHGAFYRQQLVDELILLYAPYIVGDIGVPLVDGYSIGSREEARILTEISVDRLGNDIAVRALVRDPATL; from the coding sequence ATGAAGAAGAGAGAGGATGAACATACTTTTTATATGGGGCTGGCACTGCAGGAGGCAAGAAAGGGTTTGGGACGAACATCACCCAATCCGGTTGTTGGTGCAGTACTTGTCAACCAGGGTGAGGTCGTTGGTTGCGGATACCATCAGAAGGCCGGGGGACCCCATGCAGAGGTGCATGCCATTATGGATGCAGGGCCCCGCGCCCGCGGAGCAACACTCTATGTTACCCTGGAACCATGTAATCATGCAGGAAGAACACCTCCTTGTACTGAGGCTATTCTTTGCAGCGGCATTCGTGCCGTCGTCATCGGCATGCTTGACCCCAACCCGGGGGTTACCGGCGGAGGAGCTGCGTATCTTGAGAGTCAGGGCCTGCGAGTGTTCTCGGGGATCAGTGAACAGGCGTGTCGCGCTTTAAACTATCCTTTTATTAAACACAGCACCACTGGTCTGCCATGGATCATCATGAAGGCCGGTCTCAGTCTTGATGGGAAGATAACGTTTCGTCCCGGACAGGGAAGCCCGATTACCGGTCCGGAATCACAACAGTTTGTCCACGAGCTCCGCAACCAGGTTGATGCGATTTTGATTGGTGTTGAAACTGCCATCATTGATAATCCCCGGCTGACGACTCGTCTGCAGGGATCGGAAACACCTTCACGTGACCCTCTTCGAGTTGTTCTTGATTCAACTTTGCGTCTACCCACAGATCAGCAGATGATAACGCAAAACTCTGCTGCAGAAACCTGGATATTCTGCAGTGAGAACGCACCTGAAGATAAAGCAAGGGGGTTTGAGGCCCGGGGTGTCAGGATCTGTCGCACTCCTGCAGTGTCAGATGGTCGGCTTGATTTAACTGCAGTGCTCACCAGTCTGGGTAAAAACAATATTGTTTCAGTTCTTGTTGAAGGGGGATCCCGTATTCATGGTGCTTTTTACAGGCAGCAACTGGTGGATGAACTGATTTTGCTGTATGCACCTTATATTGTGGGCGACATTGGTGTTCCATTGGTTGACGGATACAGCATCGGCAGCCGTGAAGAAGCGCGTATACTGACAGAGATCAGCGTGGATCGTCTTGGAAATGACATTGCTGTCAGGGCGCTTGTTCGCGATCCTGCTACACTGTAG
- the nrdR gene encoding transcriptional regulator NrdR produces the protein MKCPYCGHLDSRVIDSRINKDKTITRRRRECDVCQRRFTTYERIELMLPMLIKKDGRREPWDRGKIVAGLEKACEKLPVSLTDIDIFVDAIEQKLQDHGSKEIPTSQIGEWVMEALPSLDEVAYVRFASVYRQFKDVNEFMDELKQFLGEKGKDCR, from the coding sequence ATGAAATGCCCTTACTGTGGACATTTAGATAGTCGAGTGATCGATTCGCGCATCAATAAAGATAAAACCATTACCCGGCGTCGGCGTGAATGTGATGTCTGTCAGCGACGTTTTACCACCTATGAACGGATCGAGTTGATGTTGCCGATGTTGATTAAAAAAGACGGGCGACGGGAACCGTGGGATAGGGGAAAAATTGTTGCAGGGTTGGAAAAAGCCTGTGAGAAGCTTCCGGTCAGCCTGACGGATATAGACATTTTCGTTGATGCTATTGAACAAAAGCTTCAGGATCATGGGAGCAAAGAAATACCTACGAGCCAGATCGGTGAATGGGTGATGGAGGCGTTACCGAGCCTGGATGAGGTTGCTTATGTTCGTTTTGCCTCGGTTTATCGGCAATTTAAAGACGTCAATGAGTTTATGGATGAGTTAAAGCAGTTTCTTGGGGAGAAGGGTAAAGATTGCCGATGA
- the rpiB gene encoding ribose 5-phosphate isomerase B, giving the protein MTVVAIGCDHGGFSLKQDIVATLESLGHEVVDVGSYSEESVDYPHYAATVCKAILAGDAHRGILICGTGIGMSIAANRYPHIRAALCHEAFTARMSREHNDANVLCLGARVLGVSIAVDIVRTWLATPFAGGRHLRRIELMG; this is encoded by the coding sequence GTGACTGTTGTTGCAATAGGATGTGATCATGGCGGTTTTTCTCTCAAACAAGACATTGTTGCAACTCTTGAGAGCCTGGGCCACGAAGTAGTAGATGTCGGGAGTTATTCTGAAGAATCCGTCGATTATCCCCACTATGCGGCAACCGTGTGCAAGGCGATTCTTGCTGGGGATGCTCATCGCGGTATCCTTATCTGTGGAACAGGGATCGGTATGTCCATTGCCGCCAATCGATATCCCCATATCCGGGCGGCTTTATGCCATGAGGCCTTTACAGCCAGAATGAGCCGAGAGCATAATGACGCCAATGTTCTCTGTCTGGGGGCTCGCGTTCTTGGTGTGAGTATTGCTGTTGATATCGTCAGGACATGGCTCGCAACGCCCTTTGCTGGCGGTCGCCATTTGCGGAGGATTGAACTTATGGGATAA
- the fabF gene encoding beta-ketoacyl-ACP synthase II yields MKRRVVVTGIGLITPLGIGTAPTWDALINGQSGIGPITRFDASEQASQIAAEVRDFVSEQWFEKKQAKNLDTFVQYALAAADIAWKDSGLSITEENIDRVGVITGCGMGGLPTIEEYHSILTKKGPRKITPFFIPRVIPNMPSGHISMRIGCKGPNLTQTTACAAGTHAVGEAFRHIAYGDCDVAVTGGTESVICPLAVGGFSAMKALSTRNDDPTAASRPFDRDRDGFVISEGAGMMILEELEMAKQRGATIYAEIIGYGQSSDAYHIAAPPEDGEGAARCMAAALRDAGLRPEDVDYINAHGTSTPLNDKCETLAIKKVFGPHAYKLAVSSTKSMTGHMLGAAGGIEAAFTVLSLYNGILPPTVNLENPDPDCDLDYVPLIARDAHIETALSNSFGFGGTNGVIAFRRFR; encoded by the coding sequence GTGAAGCGACGGGTCGTTGTAACAGGGATCGGGTTAATCACGCCGTTAGGTATTGGTACTGCGCCAACATGGGATGCACTGATCAATGGGCAAAGCGGCATTGGACCGATTACCCGGTTTGATGCTTCTGAGCAGGCATCACAGATTGCGGCTGAGGTGAGGGATTTTGTCTCTGAACAGTGGTTTGAGAAAAAGCAGGCGAAGAATCTTGACACTTTTGTTCAGTACGCGCTGGCAGCGGCGGATATTGCCTGGAAAGACAGCGGCCTGTCCATTACAGAAGAAAATATTGATCGTGTTGGTGTGATCACCGGCTGTGGGATGGGTGGGTTGCCGACCATTGAAGAGTATCACAGTATTTTAACCAAAAAAGGTCCGAGGAAAATCACTCCATTTTTTATTCCCCGGGTGATTCCCAATATGCCTTCCGGGCATATTTCCATGAGAATAGGGTGCAAAGGTCCTAATCTTACGCAAACAACTGCCTGCGCAGCAGGTACGCATGCTGTGGGAGAAGCTTTTCGCCATATTGCCTATGGTGACTGCGATGTTGCCGTAACCGGTGGAACAGAATCGGTTATCTGCCCGCTGGCTGTTGGTGGATTCAGTGCAATGAAAGCACTTTCAACACGTAATGATGATCCAACAGCCGCATCAAGACCTTTTGATCGCGACCGTGATGGGTTTGTTATATCCGAAGGAGCAGGGATGATGATCCTTGAAGAACTGGAAATGGCAAAGCAACGCGGGGCAACGATTTATGCTGAGATTATCGGCTATGGTCAGAGCAGCGATGCCTATCATATTGCTGCCCCCCCTGAGGACGGAGAGGGTGCGGCCCGCTGTATGGCAGCTGCTCTGCGAGATGCCGGCCTGCGTCCCGAAGATGTGGATTATATCAACGCTCATGGCACCTCAACGCCGTTAAATGATAAATGTGAGACACTGGCGATCAAAAAGGTGTTTGGGCCCCACGCCTATAAGTTGGCAGTGAGTTCAACAAAATCAATGACTGGCCATATGCTCGGAGCTGCAGGTGGTATTGAAGCTGCCTTTACAGTTCTTAGCCTGTACAATGGTATACTGCCGCCAACGGTGAATCTGGAAAATCCTGACCCGGACTGTGACCTGGACTATGTACCTTTGATTGCCCGGGATGCTCACATTGAAACCGCACTGTCAAATTCTTTTGGCTTTGGCGGTACGAACGGAGTTATTGCTTTCAGACGATTTCGTTGA
- the acpP gene encoding acyl carrier protein, giving the protein MAVEDKMIDIIVEQLSVDRDKVVPAASFVDDLGADSLDLVELIMAMEEEFDVEIPDEEAEKIVTVQNAIDFVAKIQG; this is encoded by the coding sequence ATGGCTGTTGAAGATAAAATGATTGATATCATTGTGGAACAATTAAGCGTTGATCGTGATAAGGTTGTTCCGGCTGCTTCTTTTGTTGACGATCTTGGTGCCGACTCTCTGGATCTGGTTGAATTGATCATGGCCATGGAAGAGGAATTTGATGTTGAAATTCCGGATGAAGAGGCGGAAAAAATCGTTACCGTACAAAATGCTATTGATTTCGTAGCAAAAATTCAAGGCTGA
- the fabG gene encoding 3-oxoacyl-ACP reductase FabG: MMLENKVALVTGGSRGIGRAICVHLASLGATVGVNYVANSAAAEETLGQIQTAGGKGFMVRFDIADPGAVQQSIKETIAGYGQIDILVNNAGITRDGLVALMSEKDWDSVLDTNLKGAFLCSKAVVRTMMKKRWGRIINVSSVVGFVGNGGQVNYAAAKAGLTGLTKAMARELAGRNITVNCVAPGYIVTDMTDNLQEDVQESLKAQIPLGTLGAPEDVAAAVAFLASPGGNYMTGQTLHVNGGMYMGH; this comes from the coding sequence ATGATGCTGGAGAATAAAGTAGCCCTGGTGACTGGCGGCAGCCGTGGTATTGGTCGGGCGATTTGTGTCCATCTGGCCTCCTTAGGGGCGACCGTTGGTGTGAACTATGTCGCGAATTCTGCTGCTGCAGAAGAAACTCTGGGGCAGATTCAGACCGCTGGCGGTAAAGGTTTTATGGTTCGTTTTGATATTGCCGATCCGGGCGCTGTTCAGCAAAGCATCAAGGAAACAATAGCCGGATACGGTCAGATCGATATATTGGTCAACAATGCAGGCATTACCCGTGATGGCCTGGTGGCTCTCATGAGCGAGAAAGATTGGGATAGTGTGCTTGACACAAACCTCAAAGGCGCATTTCTTTGCAGTAAAGCAGTGGTACGAACCATGATGAAAAAGAGATGGGGGCGGATTATCAACGTTTCCTCAGTGGTTGGATTTGTTGGTAATGGAGGGCAGGTAAATTATGCTGCGGCAAAGGCAGGACTGACCGGACTGACCAAGGCCATGGCAAGAGAGTTGGCTGGGCGTAATATCACTGTAAATTGTGTGGCGCCCGGTTATATCGTCACTGACATGACCGATAACCTGCAGGAGGATGTGCAGGAAAGTTTAAAAGCCCAAATACCTCTGGGTACCTTGGGTGCTCCTGAAGATGTTGCGGCGGCAGTGGCCTTTTTGGCGTCACCGGGCGGCAACTATATGACCGGGCAAACATTACATGTCAATGGTGGTATGTATATGGGGCATTGA
- a CDS encoding electron transfer flavoprotein subunit alpha has translation MLIIDCEKCTACGVCETSCAFGAISVPEDCAVVNESCTLCGACVDNCPEGALHIHTIDKHPQTDISDYSGIMVFAEYRHGKIAPVSYELLGIGRKLADKRCVQLIVILPGGKVTEYTDSLIAAGADTVLLAEHPFLEQFREDVYANILETVIRQYKPEVVLAGATAIGRSVIPYVATAVDAGLTADCTRLEIREEDGTLLQTRPAFGGNIMATIECPQTRPQMATVRPNVMAPAQPDPSRSGEVVHLPLTEELLQSQVEVVETVSSADDQVNIQEAEILVAGGRGLESAKGFTLLRELAVELGGSVAASRAAVDSGWIPYAHQVGQTGKTVSPKLYIACGISGAVQHAVGMQSAEIVVAINRDKNAPVFDIATYGVVGDLFEVIPELIKRLQEVKNDAGE, from the coding sequence ATGCTCATTATTGACTGTGAGAAATGTACAGCCTGTGGAGTTTGTGAAACCAGTTGCGCTTTTGGTGCGATCAGTGTGCCGGAAGATTGTGCAGTGGTCAATGAGTCCTGTACCTTATGCGGTGCATGTGTTGACAACTGTCCCGAGGGCGCATTGCATATTCACACGATTGATAAACACCCGCAAACCGATATCAGTGACTACAGCGGGATCATGGTATTTGCTGAATACCGTCACGGCAAAATTGCTCCTGTCAGCTATGAACTGTTGGGTATCGGCAGAAAACTCGCTGACAAACGTTGTGTTCAGTTGATCGTGATACTGCCTGGTGGCAAGGTGACTGAATATACCGACAGCCTTATTGCTGCAGGTGCTGATACGGTACTTTTGGCGGAACATCCGTTTTTGGAGCAGTTCCGAGAGGATGTGTATGCAAACATTTTAGAGACCGTCATCCGCCAGTATAAACCGGAGGTGGTTCTTGCCGGTGCAACGGCCATAGGGCGATCGGTTATTCCCTATGTGGCAACAGCCGTTGATGCCGGCCTGACAGCTGATTGCACACGCTTGGAGATTCGGGAGGAAGACGGCACCTTGCTGCAGACCCGGCCGGCCTTCGGCGGTAACATCATGGCCACCATTGAGTGCCCTCAGACCCGGCCGCAGATGGCCACAGTTCGTCCCAACGTCATGGCACCGGCTCAGCCCGATCCATCTCGAAGTGGTGAAGTTGTTCACCTGCCTCTCACCGAAGAACTGCTGCAGTCACAGGTTGAAGTTGTTGAAACGGTGAGCAGTGCCGACGATCAGGTGAATATCCAGGAGGCTGAGATACTTGTTGCCGGCGGGCGAGGGTTGGAGTCAGCGAAAGGATTTACTTTACTGAGAGAATTGGCCGTTGAATTAGGTGGATCTGTTGCAGCATCACGAGCTGCTGTTGATTCCGGTTGGATACCCTATGCGCATCAGGTCGGGCAGACCGGAAAAACCGTCAGCCCCAAATTATACATTGCCTGTGGTATTTCAGGGGCTGTCCAGCATGCTGTTGGTATGCAGTCCGCTGAAATTGTCGTGGCGATTAACCGTGATAAAAATGCACCGGTTTTCGATATTGCCACCTATGGGGTGGTTGGAGATCTGTTTGAAGTGATTCCCGAGTTGATCAAACGGTTGCAGGAGGTGAAAAATGATGCTGGAGAATAA